A genomic window from Sphingobacterium spiritivorum includes:
- the lepB gene encoding signal peptidase I, with protein sequence MISIIVFIVLTIVALFGLWQLFVKAGKQGWESIVPFYREYVFAQLTGKPTWQVFLLLIPIVNIFIFYGLYLDFIKSFGKFRFWEHAAAILVPFIVLPMWAKDPKVKYLGLSATEEFKKKYPYKKSVGREWADAIVFAIVAAYFIRSFVIELYFIPSGSMEKSLMTGDCIVVSKFHYGVRLPITPIAFPLAHHTMPLLGTKAYSTIIQWPYRRLPGLQEIKRNDIFVFNLPEEADPPLSRPIDKRENLIKRCVGLPGDIITLKESVLFVNNKPGFDPSEGMMDYFVFTDGTGLNPDRMLEKRIEFYSAGQEPYQVFLTKAELADMKTWPNIKQIIPNIAKPTDIDQGEGIFPHNPKYHWNVDNFGPLQIPKKGWTVQLDSMTMPLYERAIRVYEGNEVETKADGIYINGAKASSYTFKMNYYWMMGDNRHNSRDARVWGLVPEDHIVGKPLFVLYSKDKDGSGFSSFRWNRVFKSIND encoded by the coding sequence ATGATCAGTATTATTGTATTTATAGTATTAACTATTGTTGCATTATTCGGACTTTGGCAGCTCTTTGTCAAAGCAGGAAAACAAGGATGGGAATCCATCGTACCTTTTTATCGGGAATATGTATTCGCACAATTGACGGGAAAGCCAACCTGGCAGGTATTTCTATTACTGATTCCGATCGTTAATATCTTTATTTTCTATGGTCTTTACCTGGACTTTATCAAATCCTTTGGTAAGTTTAGATTTTGGGAACATGCTGCTGCAATATTAGTTCCTTTTATCGTATTGCCTATGTGGGCCAAAGATCCGAAGGTAAAATATCTGGGATTGTCTGCTACAGAAGAATTCAAAAAGAAATATCCGTACAAGAAATCTGTCGGAAGAGAATGGGCAGATGCGATTGTCTTTGCGATCGTTGCCGCTTATTTTATCCGGAGCTTTGTGATAGAATTATATTTCATCCCGTCCGGGTCAATGGAAAAAAGTTTAATGACCGGAGATTGTATCGTTGTTAGTAAATTTCACTACGGTGTTCGTCTGCCTATTACACCAATAGCCTTTCCTTTAGCACATCATACCATGCCGCTTTTGGGGACAAAAGCCTATTCCACTATAATCCAGTGGCCGTACCGCCGCTTACCTGGATTACAGGAGATCAAACGGAATGATATATTCGTTTTCAATCTCCCTGAAGAAGCTGATCCGCCGTTAAGCCGGCCTATCGACAAACGCGAAAATCTGATCAAACGTTGTGTGGGACTTCCTGGCGATATTATCACGCTTAAAGAGTCTGTACTATTCGTCAATAATAAACCCGGCTTTGATCCGTCGGAAGGAATGATGGACTATTTTGTTTTTACTGACGGAACAGGGCTGAATCCTGATCGTATGTTGGAAAAACGTATTGAGTTCTATTCCGCAGGTCAGGAGCCTTATCAGGTATTTTTGACTAAAGCAGAATTGGCCGATATGAAAACCTGGCCGAATATCAAGCAGATCATTCCCAATATTGCCAAACCTACCGATATAGATCAGGGAGAGGGCATATTCCCACATAATCCCAAGTACCATTGGAATGTAGATAACTTCGGACCGTTGCAAATCCCTAAAAAGGGATGGACGGTGCAGCTTGATAGCATGACTATGCCACTTTATGAGCGTGCGATTCGTGTATATGAAGGAAACGAAGTCGAGACCAAAGCAGATGGTATTTATATCAATGGGGCTAAAGCATCAAGCTATACTTTCAAAATGAATTATTACTGGATGATGGGTGATAACCGTCACAACTCCAGAGATGCCCGCGTATGGGGATTAGTTCCTGAAGATCATATCGTAGGAAAACCTCTGTTTGTATTGTACAGTAAAGATAAAGATGGCTCAGGATTCTCGAGTTTCAGATGGAATAGAGTATTTAAAAGCATAAACGATTAA
- the lepB gene encoding signal peptidase I has product MWYIIFGITALLSIYGLWRLFEKAGEQGWKAIIPFYREYVMAQCTARPTWTVLLLLVPIVNIFVFYGIWFDFIKSFGKRRFWEHAAVVLVPFIILPVWGHDDQVKYLGAYNTDEFKKQYPYTKSFTREWADAIVFAVIAASLIRGFLIEAYMIPTGSMERSLLVGDFLFVSKLNYGPRIPITPLAFPFAHHTMPVTGGKAYSEWIQVPYKRLPGFQDIKRNDVVVFNYPMEADAPYNRPIDKRENYIKRLVGMPGDKVTMKNKRLLINGEPAFTNEDMQHGYLVFTDGSGLDQKQLIRKRYESTDSFIEPYLLHITPEESEDVKKWVHVEQVISFQNQNSAFPHIDKWDWTFDNFGPVVVPSKGWTVQLDSMTMPLYERAIRVYEGNTVEEKKDGIYINGARATSYTFQMNYYWMMGDNRDNSEDSRGWGFVPEDHIVGKALFVWLSWDKDGSFLSKIRWNRIFKGIK; this is encoded by the coding sequence ATGTGGTATATTATATTTGGAATAACAGCTCTCCTGTCAATATATGGGTTATGGAGATTGTTTGAAAAGGCAGGAGAACAAGGGTGGAAGGCTATTATTCCATTTTACAGAGAATATGTGATGGCGCAATGTACCGCCAGACCGACATGGACTGTGTTACTTCTCCTTGTGCCTATCGTTAATATATTCGTGTTCTACGGAATATGGTTCGACTTTATCAAATCTTTCGGTAAGAGACGGTTTTGGGAGCATGCAGCGGTTGTATTAGTTCCCTTTATCATTCTGCCGGTGTGGGGACACGATGACCAGGTAAAATATCTCGGTGCATATAATACAGATGAGTTTAAGAAACAATATCCCTATACCAAATCCTTCACAAGAGAATGGGCGGATGCTATTGTATTTGCTGTTATTGCTGCCTCATTGATCCGTGGATTTTTGATTGAAGCCTATATGATTCCTACCGGGTCAATGGAAAGGAGTCTGTTAGTGGGCGATTTTTTATTTGTAAGCAAGTTGAATTACGGTCCCCGTATTCCTATTACTCCTTTGGCTTTTCCCTTTGCACACCATACCATGCCGGTAACCGGTGGCAAAGCTTATTCCGAATGGATTCAGGTTCCTTATAAACGGCTCCCCGGATTTCAGGATATCAAACGCAACGATGTAGTTGTTTTTAATTATCCGATGGAAGCAGACGCCCCTTATAACCGGCCCATAGATAAAAGAGAAAATTATATTAAACGATTGGTCGGAATGCCCGGAGATAAGGTTACAATGAAAAACAAGAGATTGTTGATCAATGGAGAGCCAGCTTTCACGAATGAAGATATGCAGCACGGATATCTCGTTTTTACAGACGGTTCGGGTTTGGATCAGAAGCAATTGATTCGTAAACGGTATGAGTCTACCGACAGTTTTATTGAACCCTATCTTCTGCATATTACTCCTGAAGAATCAGAAGATGTTAAGAAATGGGTGCACGTGGAACAGGTTATTTCGTTTCAGAATCAGAACTCAGCATTTCCGCATATCGATAAATGGGACTGGACATTTGATAACTTTGGACCCGTTGTCGTGCCATCAAAAGGCTGGACGGTTCAGCTTGACAGCATGACTATGCCCCTTTATGAGCGTGCTATCCGGGTGTATGAAGGAAATACAGTGGAAGAAAAAAAGGATGGTATTTATATCAATGGAGCTAGAGCAACAAGCTATACTTTTCAAATGAATTATTACTGGATGATGGGCGATAACCGCGACAACTCTGAAGACTCCAGAGGATGGGGATTTGTACCGGAAGACCACATTGTAGGCAAAGCCCTATTTGTATGGCTGAGCTGGGATAAGGACGGTAGTTTCCTGTCAAAAATAAGGTGGAACAGAATATTTAAAGGAATAAAATAA
- a CDS encoding pyridoxine 5'-phosphate synthase yields the protein MTRLSVNINKIATLRNSRGGNNPSVLAAALACERFGAQGITVHPRPDERHIRYTDVYDLKENITTEFNIEGNCREQKFVDLVLANKPAQVTLVPDEEGQITSNHGWDTIKHQAYLKEMCKLFKDHGIRVSIFVDPDPEMVEAAAETGTDRIELYTEAYATAFLDEREAAIQPYFKAAQKANEVGLGINAGHDLDLNNLTYFNQHIPGLLEVSIGHALIADALYLGLEETIKRYLAALK from the coding sequence ATGACTAGATTATCTGTAAATATCAATAAGATCGCCACTCTCCGTAATTCCAGAGGAGGAAATAACCCAAGCGTATTAGCCGCAGCTTTAGCCTGTGAAAGATTTGGCGCTCAGGGCATCACCGTACATCCCCGACCAGACGAACGCCATATCCGCTACACAGATGTATATGATCTGAAAGAAAATATTACGACAGAATTTAATATTGAAGGCAATTGCAGGGAACAGAAATTTGTTGATCTTGTATTGGCCAATAAGCCGGCTCAGGTGACTCTTGTTCCGGACGAAGAAGGACAGATTACGTCCAATCATGGCTGGGACACCATTAAGCATCAGGCTTATCTAAAGGAAATGTGTAAGCTTTTTAAAGACCATGGTATCCGGGTATCTATATTTGTAGATCCCGATCCTGAAATGGTAGAAGCCGCTGCCGAAACGGGTACTGACCGTATAGAGTTATATACAGAAGCATATGCAACTGCATTTCTGGACGAACGCGAAGCGGCAATACAACCTTATTTTAAGGCTGCCCAAAAAGCAAACGAAGTAGGTCTGGGCATCAATGCAGGTCATGATCTGGATCTGAATAATCTGACTTATTTTAATCAGCATATCCCTGGTTTACTGGAAGTAAGCATAGGACATGCCCTGATAGCAGATGCACTGTATCTGGGGCTAGAGGAAACCATAAAACGATATTTGGCAGCTTTAAAGTAA
- the cdaA gene encoding diadenylate cyclase CdaA: MDSSFLSGFRLLDIVDILLVAIIIYYVYSLIRGTIAVNILIGVALFYGIYLIVKQMEMRLLTEIFGGFISVGSIALIVVFQQEIRRFLLHVGKNISMKRKKYLWSFLGNKKAVASENTEFLRPIIDACRSMSKSRTGALLVFAKYFDEEYYQSSGELIDAHISKRLIESIFNKLSPLHDGAVVIVDNKIMSASCVLPLSDSEDLPLQFGLRHRAAIGVTEISDAIAVVVSEETGEISFAKDGNVNMNITHEELEELLKAEL; the protein is encoded by the coding sequence ATGGATTCGAGTTTCTTAAGTGGTTTTAGACTGTTAGATATTGTGGACATCTTGCTGGTGGCCATTATTATTTATTATGTCTACAGCCTGATAAGAGGGACCATTGCCGTCAACATTCTCATCGGTGTAGCGCTGTTTTACGGTATATATCTTATTGTCAAGCAGATGGAGATGCGTTTGCTGACAGAAATCTTCGGCGGTTTTATTTCAGTTGGATCCATAGCACTGATTGTGGTATTCCAACAGGAAATCAGGCGTTTTTTGCTTCATGTAGGCAAGAATATATCCATGAAACGGAAGAAATACCTGTGGTCATTTCTGGGTAACAAAAAAGCAGTCGCCAGTGAGAACACCGAATTTCTGAGACCGATTATCGACGCATGTCGCAGTATGTCCAAATCCCGCACCGGAGCTTTACTGGTTTTCGCCAAATATTTTGATGAAGAATATTACCAGAGTAGCGGAGAGCTTATTGATGCGCATATCTCCAAGCGACTGATTGAAAGTATATTTAATAAACTAAGTCCTTTACATGATGGGGCGGTGGTGATTGTAGACAACAAAATTATGTCTGCAAGTTGTGTATTACCGCTTTCAGATAGTGAGGATCTGCCCCTGCAATTTGGATTGCGCCACCGGGCAGCGATCGGGGTGACGGAGATCAGTGATGCCATCGCCGTAGTCGTGTCAGAAGAGACCGGTGAGATCTCTTTTGCCAAGGACGGGAATGTGAATATGAATATTACACACGAAGAGCTGGAAGAGCTTCTGAAAGCGGAATTATAA
- a CDS encoding dicarboxylate/amino acid:cation symporter — MHNIFKNLTFQVLTAIILGVLAGIYFPGFADTARIISETFINMIKMVIAPIIFLTIVLGIASMGDMKKVGRVGGKALLYFEIVTTFALIIGLFVAHYTEPGRGVNFNHEGVADIQKYKNEAAEINWIEFFTHIVPSNVFKAFTDGNILQVLFFSILFGLGLTKLGEQRQPLLRSFDRFSKVLFNIMKMIMRLAPLGAFGGMAYTIGTHGIEALAPMGRLMLSVYATMILFIFVCLNIICRMYKFSLWKYLKFIKEEILIVLGTSSSESVLPNIMQKMEDFGCSRSVVGLVIPTGYSFNLDGTTIYLSMATIFLAQVFHVDLSFAQLLTIIGILLVTSKGAAAVTGGGFIVLAGTLTALKVIPVEGMAILLGVDRFMSEARAITNLIGNGVATVVIAKSEKEFDEEKYQNAISEL; from the coding sequence ATGCATAACATATTTAAGAACCTAACCTTTCAAGTTCTTACTGCTATTATTTTAGGTGTCCTTGCAGGCATCTATTTTCCTGGTTTTGCTGATACGGCAAGAATCATCAGTGAGACCTTTATCAATATGATCAAAATGGTCATTGCTCCTATTATCTTTTTAACCATAGTGCTGGGCATAGCCAGTATGGGAGATATGAAAAAGGTCGGACGTGTAGGCGGTAAAGCACTTCTTTATTTTGAAATAGTAACCACATTTGCACTTATTATAGGCCTTTTTGTTGCTCACTATACTGAGCCGGGAAGAGGAGTCAACTTTAACCATGAAGGTGTTGCTGATATTCAGAAGTATAAGAATGAGGCTGCAGAAATCAACTGGATAGAATTTTTTACCCATATTGTTCCTTCCAATGTGTTCAAAGCATTCACGGATGGAAATATCCTGCAGGTTTTATTCTTTTCTATATTATTCGGACTTGGACTGACAAAACTTGGTGAACAGAGACAGCCTTTGCTGCGGAGCTTCGACCGGTTTTCAAAAGTACTCTTCAATATTATGAAGATGATTATGAGGTTAGCTCCCTTAGGTGCATTCGGAGGAATGGCTTATACAATAGGTACACACGGAATAGAAGCACTGGCGCCTATGGGGAGGCTTATGCTTTCGGTATATGCCACCATGATTCTATTCATCTTCGTATGTCTGAATATTATCTGCCGTATGTATAAATTCAGCCTGTGGAAATACCTCAAGTTTATAAAGGAAGAAATCCTGATCGTACTGGGGACCTCGTCTTCGGAGTCTGTGTTACCCAATATTATGCAAAAGATGGAGGATTTTGGATGTTCCCGTTCTGTGGTTGGATTGGTAATTCCGACAGGTTATTCCTTCAATCTGGACGGAACGACTATTTATCTGTCCATGGCTACCATATTTTTAGCGCAGGTTTTCCATGTGGATCTGAGCTTTGCGCAACTGTTAACCATTATCGGGATACTGTTAGTAACCAGTAAAGGTGCTGCTGCCGTTACAGGGGGTGGTTTTATTGTTCTGGCCGGTACATTGACAGCACTCAAAGTTATTCCTGTAGAAGGAATGGCAATATTGCTTGGTGTGGACCGCTTCATGAGTGAAGCAAGGGCTATCACTAATCTGATCGGAAATGGTGTTGCTACAGTCGTCATCGCAAAAAGCGAAAAAGAATTCGATGAGGAAAAGTATCAGAACGCCATTTCTGAATTATAG
- a CDS encoding LysR family transcriptional regulator: MISKTNQIELRQLRYFRALAEELHYHKAADKLHISQSALSQQIKLLEQQLGVSLFDRLNKKISLSDPGELFYAEAVRILQQVERSMERLDQFHTGSAGTLKIGFVASAMSSFLPEAIKKFHTAYPAIHLRFEEMNNFEQLPALENGDIDIGFMRSNQVRDQMHILRVFEETFTLILPRNHRFGNYHFKDLSILKDEDFILFPNAKSEFYFQQIINLCSDSGFYPRITHQAIHGPTIFSLVGCGMGISIIPTSLAQLHTEDVIAIELKAIPQRTQIFAVWDKSNQNPQIQRFMKSI; this comes from the coding sequence ATGATAAGCAAAACTAATCAGATAGAATTACGTCAGCTTCGCTATTTCAGGGCTTTGGCGGAGGAATTACATTATCATAAAGCAGCAGATAAATTACACATCTCACAGTCGGCACTGAGCCAGCAGATCAAATTACTGGAACAACAACTGGGAGTATCTTTATTCGACAGACTGAATAAAAAAATATCATTAAGCGATCCGGGTGAGTTATTTTACGCGGAAGCGGTTCGTATTTTACAACAGGTGGAGCGTAGTATGGAACGTCTGGATCAGTTCCATACAGGATCAGCAGGCACACTGAAGATCGGGTTTGTGGCATCTGCTATGTCTTCTTTTCTCCCGGAAGCGATTAAAAAATTTCATACAGCCTATCCGGCAATACATCTTCGATTTGAAGAAATGAACAATTTTGAACAATTACCTGCACTGGAAAACGGAGACATTGACATTGGTTTTATGCGTTCCAATCAGGTTAGAGACCAGATGCACATTCTACGGGTGTTTGAAGAAACATTCACACTTATTCTTCCCCGGAATCACCGATTCGGAAACTACCATTTTAAAGATCTGAGTATATTAAAGGACGAAGACTTTATTTTATTTCCGAATGCTAAAAGTGAATTTTATTTTCAGCAGATCATAAATCTTTGCAGTGACAGCGGATTTTATCCCCGAATCACTCACCAGGCCATTCATGGTCCAACCATATTTTCACTGGTCGGGTGCGGCATGGGGATCTCTATTATCCCTACTTCTTTGGCCCAGCTTCATACCGAAGATGTAATAGCAATCGAACTTAAAGCTATTCCACAGCGTACCCAGATCTTTGCGGTATGGGATAAAAGCAATCAGAATCCGCAGATACAACGATTTATGAAATCTATCTAA
- a CDS encoding DUF1338 domain-containing protein — protein MKFEENKPLDIVLNDLFEHYRKNVTAVGQITDALLQKGVVSSQEDIVNDHIAFRTLGVPHLGIASFEKIFLAYGYKKMDHYYFEGKKLDAYWFKPPSTDYPRIFVSELIVSQLSEEAQTIIHKYTDGITADPVDALNLENGQEAADFLQKPLWKLPSSSDYTRLLEESEYAAWVIFNRYYLNHYTISIHELKEGYNTLEEFNNFVEGLGIKLNTSGGKIKTSEDGLLRQSSTVSALYDAKFSDGVILQIAGSYVEFAERSVLPEFKDTPKDQITAAQRRDGFETNNADKIFESTYTTQIKNK, from the coding sequence ATGAAATTTGAAGAAAATAAACCTTTAGATATCGTTCTTAACGATTTATTCGAGCATTACAGAAAGAATGTAACTGCAGTAGGGCAGATTACAGATGCTTTATTGCAGAAAGGTGTGGTATCCTCCCAGGAAGATATTGTAAATGATCATATTGCTTTCCGTACCCTGGGGGTTCCTCATTTGGGTATAGCCTCATTCGAGAAGATCTTTCTGGCCTATGGGTATAAGAAAATGGATCACTATTATTTTGAAGGGAAAAAACTGGATGCGTACTGGTTCAAACCTCCGAGTACGGATTATCCGCGAATATTTGTTTCAGAACTTATCGTATCTCAATTGAGTGAAGAGGCTCAGACTATCATTCATAAGTATACAGATGGAATTACAGCAGATCCTGTTGATGCGCTGAATCTGGAAAACGGTCAGGAAGCGGCTGATTTTCTTCAGAAACCTTTGTGGAAGCTCCCTTCGTCTTCAGATTATACACGTCTGCTCGAAGAGAGTGAATATGCAGCCTGGGTTATTTTCAACCGATATTATCTGAATCATTATACCATCAGTATCCATGAACTTAAAGAAGGATATAATACATTGGAAGAATTTAACAATTTTGTAGAAGGATTGGGAATCAAGCTAAATACATCCGGTGGTAAGATTAAGACAAGTGAAGACGGTTTACTGAGACAGTCCAGTACAGTTTCAGCACTTTATGATGCAAAATTTTCGGATGGCGTCATATTACAGATTGCCGGAAGTTATGTTGAATTTGCGGAACGAAGTGTATTGCCTGAATTTAAAGATACGCCCAAGGACCAGATAACTGCTGCACAACGCAGAGATGGATTCGAAACGAATAATGCGGATAAAATCTTTGAAAGTACCTATACTACTCAAATAAAAAACAAGTAA
- a CDS encoding FAD-binding and (Fe-S)-binding domain-containing protein encodes MEEKLRRLSEVLEGELLWDNQTKILYATDASAYREMPTAVAYPRNVKDLQELIAFARAEKSALIPRTAGTSLAGQVVGNGIVVDVSKYWTKVVEVNKEESWVRVQPGVIRDELNMYLKPHGLYFGPETSTANRAMIGGMVGNNSCGSNSLIYGSAREHSIAIKGLLSDGSEVEFEPLTFDQFIAKSELDTLEGKLYQQMKTMLGDYHNQEEIRREFPRKSIPRRNTGYALDLLLETDPFTAGTEPFNFCKLIAGSEGTLVFITEIKLHVDPLHTKKTGLAGIHFKTLQDALRANLIALKYHPRSCELIDHYILECTKNNLEQRENRFFIEGDPEAILVVEYDGDDEEAILQKVKLVEDEMRSQGLGYHFPVIFGKDMQRIWALRKAGLGLLSNLPGDEKAVAVIEDTAVDVADLPEYIQEFNTILARYGLYSVHYAHAATGELHLRPILNLKTKEGNKLFRTVAQEIAILVKKYKGSLSGEHGDGRLRGEFIAYMIGEHNYNLLKEIKKTWDPDNIFNPGKIVDTLAMNTMLRYEPDAPVATIKSVFRYPGQNILQHVEQCNGSGDCRKLHISGGTMCPSYMATRNEQDTTRARANMLREMLTHSTKENPFDHEEIKSVMDLCLSCKGCKSECPSSVDMAKLKADFLQAYHDANGVPLRTRMIANIDQVSRLGSFLPGLYNWSVSNAWVSKLIKKAVGIAPKRSLPTIGSVSLRKWFLSREKPLYTKEIRGTVYFFCDEFTNYNDVELGKKTIQLLEGLHYEVLMIPHPQSGRALMSKGFLREAKKIAEQQINIFKSRITAETPLIGVEPSAILTFRDEYVDLVDEYLLKDAQKVAANALLIDEFLLREISSGKISSSEFSQEQRSIKLHGHCQQKAWKLQATSEKILSFPAHYDVELIASGCCGMAGSFGYEEEHYDVSMQIGELVLFPEVRNKAAQQLIAAPGTSCRHQIQDGTGVKAMHPVEILYDALLNK; translated from the coding sequence ATGGAAGAAAAACTTCGGAGATTAAGTGAAGTACTCGAAGGAGAGTTGCTGTGGGATAACCAGACAAAGATTCTCTATGCAACAGATGCCTCTGCATATCGGGAAATGCCGACTGCTGTGGCCTATCCCAGGAATGTGAAAGATCTGCAGGAGTTAATTGCATTTGCCCGCGCAGAAAAAAGTGCATTGATTCCCCGTACTGCAGGCACTTCTCTGGCCGGACAGGTTGTGGGGAATGGAATTGTTGTAGATGTATCAAAATATTGGACAAAAGTAGTAGAGGTCAATAAAGAAGAGTCATGGGTACGTGTACAGCCCGGAGTGATACGTGATGAACTGAATATGTATCTGAAGCCTCACGGGCTTTACTTTGGGCCGGAGACATCAACGGCTAATCGTGCCATGATCGGCGGTATGGTTGGTAATAACTCCTGTGGCTCCAATTCGCTGATCTACGGAAGTGCAAGAGAACACAGCATTGCAATTAAAGGACTGCTGAGTGATGGCTCGGAAGTTGAATTCGAACCGCTGACATTTGATCAGTTCATCGCCAAAAGTGAATTGGATACGCTGGAAGGCAAGCTTTATCAGCAGATGAAAACCATGCTTGGCGATTATCATAATCAGGAGGAGATACGAAGAGAGTTTCCCCGGAAGAGTATACCTCGCCGTAATACGGGCTATGCCCTGGATCTGTTGCTGGAAACGGATCCTTTTACAGCAGGTACTGAACCATTCAACTTCTGCAAACTGATTGCCGGTTCAGAGGGAACCCTCGTTTTTATTACGGAGATCAAATTGCATGTAGATCCGCTGCATACGAAAAAAACAGGTTTGGCCGGCATTCATTTTAAGACTTTGCAGGATGCATTAAGAGCAAACCTGATCGCCTTGAAGTATCATCCACGCAGTTGTGAACTTATTGATCATTATATCCTGGAATGTACCAAAAATAATCTGGAACAACGTGAGAATCGTTTTTTTATAGAAGGAGATCCGGAAGCAATTCTGGTTGTGGAGTATGATGGAGATGATGAAGAGGCCATTCTGCAAAAAGTGAAGCTAGTAGAGGATGAGATGCGGTCGCAAGGTCTGGGGTATCACTTTCCCGTTATTTTCGGAAAAGATATGCAACGGATCTGGGCGCTTCGAAAAGCAGGTTTGGGGCTGCTGAGTAACCTCCCCGGCGATGAGAAAGCTGTCGCCGTTATCGAGGATACGGCTGTAGATGTTGCTGATCTGCCTGAGTATATTCAGGAGTTCAATACTATACTGGCCAGGTACGGACTCTACTCCGTACACTATGCCCATGCGGCTACGGGTGAATTGCATCTGCGGCCGATCCTGAATCTGAAAACGAAAGAGGGAAATAAACTGTTCAGGACCGTAGCACAGGAGATAGCCATATTGGTAAAAAAATATAAGGGATCATTAAGCGGAGAGCATGGTGACGGAAGACTGAGGGGAGAGTTTATTGCTTACATGATCGGTGAACATAATTACAATCTGCTTAAGGAAATAAAGAAGACGTGGGATCCTGATAATATTTTTAATCCGGGTAAGATTGTAGATACTCTGGCTATGAATACCATGCTTCGCTATGAGCCGGATGCACCTGTGGCAACTATAAAATCGGTATTCAGATATCCGGGACAGAATATTCTGCAGCATGTGGAGCAGTGTAATGGTTCCGGAGATTGCCGTAAATTACATATTTCAGGCGGTACTATGTGTCCGTCTTATATGGCAACCCGGAATGAGCAGGATACTACACGTGCCAGAGCCAATATGCTTCGGGAAATGCTTACCCATTCGACAAAGGAAAATCCTTTTGATCATGAAGAGATCAAATCGGTCATGGATCTCTGCCTGAGTTGTAAAGGGTGCAAGAGTGAGTGCCCGTCAAGTGTCGACATGGCTAAATTGAAAGCAGACTTTCTGCAGGCTTATCACGATGCCAACGGAGTGCCGTTGCGCACACGTATGATCGCCAATATAGATCAGGTATCCAGATTGGGCTCTTTCTTACCTGGGCTTTATAATTGGTCTGTATCAAATGCCTGGGTGAGTAAGCTGATCAAAAAGGCTGTGGGCATAGCTCCGAAACGCTCTCTTCCGACTATTGGCTCTGTTAGTCTCAGGAAATGGTTTCTGTCAAGGGAAAAACCTCTTTATACGAAAGAAATCAGGGGTACTGTCTATTTCTTTTGTGATGAATTTACAAACTATAATGATGTAGAGTTAGGCAAGAAAACCATTCAGCTTCTGGAAGGCTTGCACTATGAGGTACTCATGATTCCTCATCCGCAGAGCGGAAGAGCACTAATGTCTAAAGGTTTTCTGCGTGAAGCAAAGAAAATAGCCGAGCAGCAGATCAATATTTTTAAATCGAGGATTACAGCCGAAACTCCTCTGATAGGGGTGGAACCGTCTGCAATATTGACTTTCAGAGATGAGTATGTCGATCTTGTAGATGAATACCTCTTGAAAGATGCGCAAAAGGTAGCCGCTAATGCCTTGCTGATTGATGAATTTCTGTTGAGAGAAATTTCATCAGGTAAAATCTCCAGTTCGGAATTTTCGCAGGAACAACGTTCCATCAAGCTTCACGGACACTGTCAGCAAAAGGCCTGGAAACTTCAGGCAACCTCTGAGAAGATACTGAGTTTTCCGGCGCATTATGATGTCGAATTGATCGCTTCAGGCTGCTGCGGGATGGCTGGCTCATTCGGATACGAAGAAGAACATTACGATGTGTCTATGCAGATTGGTGAACTTGTCCTGTTTCCGGAGGTGAGAAATAAAGCTGCACAGCAGCTTATTGCTGCTCCTGGCACAAGTTGTCGCCATCAGATTCAGGATGGTACAGGTGTAAAAGCGATGCATCCTGTCGAGATACTGTACGATGCCTTATTAAATAAATAA